A stretch of the Verrucomicrobiales bacterium genome encodes the following:
- a CDS encoding bifunctional riboflavin kinase/FAD synthetase — MQLVRQPQDLHNSKRRVCVAIGVFDGVHLGHQEVIRRTCEDAARREAHSLVVTFDRHPSAIVSPDRMPPMIQTTAQRLRALQSTGVEAVWLIPFDRQFSQKTGEVFVRELVREFPVLTSVSVGSDFVFGHRRSGNLALLRQMGGEMGFEANGLAPVVLDGEVVSSTRIRQAIAAGRMEQAGGMIGRPWALGGIVERGAQLGRKLGFPTANLDTSGMVLPPPGVYAVEATVDGKVRLGVMNLGLRPTVAQEASVLRAEVHLLDFDGDLYGRELELRVVEKLRDEQKFAGVELLKEQIARDIEQARALLSGR, encoded by the coding sequence ATGCAGCTGGTTCGTCAACCCCAGGATCTACATAACAGCAAACGCAGGGTCTGCGTTGCGATTGGGGTCTTTGACGGCGTTCATCTGGGGCATCAGGAGGTCATTCGGCGGACTTGTGAGGATGCGGCTCGCCGGGAGGCCCATTCGCTGGTTGTGACCTTTGACCGTCATCCGAGTGCCATTGTGTCCCCGGATCGGATGCCTCCCATGATCCAAACCACTGCGCAGCGATTGCGTGCCCTCCAGTCGACGGGTGTGGAAGCCGTGTGGTTGATCCCCTTTGATCGCCAGTTCAGCCAGAAGACGGGGGAGGTCTTCGTTAGGGAGTTGGTTCGGGAGTTCCCGGTCCTGACGAGTGTTTCGGTTGGAAGCGATTTCGTGTTTGGGCATCGGCGCAGCGGCAATTTGGCGTTGCTGCGGCAGATGGGCGGCGAGATGGGATTTGAGGCGAACGGCCTGGCTCCCGTCGTGTTGGATGGTGAGGTGGTGAGCAGCACGCGTATTCGGCAGGCTATTGCGGCGGGCCGAATGGAACAGGCCGGTGGGATGATCGGTCGTCCTTGGGCTTTGGGTGGAATCGTGGAGCGTGGCGCTCAGCTTGGGAGGAAACTCGGCTTTCCGACGGCCAACTTGGACACCTCGGGAATGGTGCTTCCCCCTCCGGGAGTTTATGCGGTGGAGGCGACTGTGGATGGGAAAGTGCGGCTAGGCGTGATGAATTTGGGGTTGCGGCCAACTGTTGCCCAAGAGGCCTCGGTGCTCCGAGCAGAGGTGCATCTTTTGGATTTTGACGGCGACTTGTATGGGCGCGAGCTGGAGTTGCGCGTGGTCGAGAAACTGCGCGACGAGCAGAAGTTTGCCGGTGTGGAGCTACTGAAGGAGCAGATCGCCCGCGACATTGAGCAAGCACGCGCTCTTCTCAGCGGTCGCTAG
- a CDS encoding DUF547 domain-containing protein produces MSRTKTVLGLVILLLTAGLQLLPGAAFDRQHRLYALVLDRFVKQGLVDYTALKASPRDLNAYLDSLAEVPEAEFKSWTLDDQVAFLCNLYNAATLQLVIDNYPLKSLKDIGFLPYAAWRTPTVRFQGKLITLQSLEHEIIRAKYPTYPGIHFALVCAAKACPTLRGEPYLGPRLKAQLDEQAREFLADPAKNRVVAVRRTIFLSKIFQWYEEDFVLNGGSVLGYVNRYLPPSDQEDIKAGGFKIEYLDYDWSLNDSKSAKKK; encoded by the coding sequence ATGTCTCGAACCAAAACAGTCCTTGGGCTGGTGATTCTCCTGCTGACGGCCGGGCTCCAACTACTTCCGGGTGCGGCCTTCGACCGCCAGCACCGGCTCTACGCGCTCGTCCTAGATCGCTTCGTCAAGCAAGGATTGGTCGACTACACCGCCCTCAAGGCCAGCCCGCGCGACCTGAATGCCTATTTGGATTCGTTGGCGGAAGTCCCGGAAGCCGAGTTCAAGTCCTGGACATTGGACGACCAGGTCGCTTTTCTGTGCAATCTGTATAACGCGGCCACCCTGCAGCTGGTCATAGACAACTACCCGCTCAAAAGCTTGAAGGATATCGGGTTCCTGCCGTATGCGGCGTGGCGTACGCCGACGGTTCGCTTTCAGGGCAAGCTCATCACTCTCCAATCGTTGGAGCATGAGATCATCCGAGCCAAGTATCCAACGTATCCAGGGATCCATTTCGCCCTCGTGTGCGCAGCCAAGGCCTGCCCGACCCTGCGCGGCGAACCCTACCTCGGACCGCGTTTAAAAGCGCAGCTCGACGAGCAAGCCCGGGAGTTCCTGGCGGACCCAGCCAAGAACCGAGTGGTGGCGGTGCGCCGAACAATCTTCCTTTCCAAGATCTTCCAATGGTATGAGGAAGACTTCGTGCTCAACGGCGGGTCGGTGCTCGGCTATGTCAACCGCTACCTACCCCCCTCCGATCAGGAAGACATCAAGGCCGGGGGATTCAAGATCGAATACCTCGATTACGACTGGAGCCTGAACGATTCGAAGTCGGCGAAGAAGAAGTAA